From Candidatus Omnitrophota bacterium:
AGCGAGTTAGATTTGAGAGACAATGGAAGTGTAACTGCTTTTTTTGAAAACGAAATCCCCGAATATGTGTTTTTTGCAGCAGGTACTGTCGGGGGAATTATGGCTAACATTAAATACCCGGCAGATTTCATTTATAATAATATAGCGATGGCAGTTAATGTTATTGAGGAGTCATATAAAAATAAAGTAAAAAAGCTGCTGTATCTTGGTAGCAGTTGTATATATCCCAAAAACGCAAATCAACCAATCAAAGAAGAGTGTCTGATGAGTGGGGAATTAGAGGAAACAAACAAACCATTCGCAATAGCTAAACTTGCCGGTATTGAACTATGCCAGGCATATAATAAACAATACGGAACAAGCAATATTTGTCTTATACCCTCAAATGTATTTGGTATAAATGATAATTATGATTTTGAGAATTCACATTTAGTCGCTGCGCTGATTAGAAAAATATATGAGGCGAAAAATGAAAACAAGCCATTTGTAAAACTCTGGGGAACCGGTCGAGTATTAAGAGAAGCTTTGTGTTCCGATGAATTAGCTGAAGCATGTTTGTTTTTTATGAACAAATATTCGGGGAGTGATGTTATAAATATTGGGAGTGGGTTAGACTATTACATTTCTGACCTGGCACAAATGATAAAAGAAATTTCCGGTTATGAGGGGACAATAGAATTCGATACAAGTAAGCCGGACGGTATGTACAAAAAACAATTAGATGTCAGCAGGGCAGCCAAATTGGGTTGGAAAACTAAGGGGGATTTAATCATGGAATTAACAAAAACCTATAATGATTTTGTTGCGAATTACAATAAATATTGTATGAATTAAGAGGATAATTATATGTGGAAATTACAGGAAAACATTCTTGAACAAAGTGATAAAAATGGCCTGTCTGATTTTATTAATTCTACAGATCGATTTACTCAATTCACTATGGTAAAACTATTTGAAAAAGAATGGTCTAAATGGCAGGGATGTAAATATTCTGTTTTTGTTAATTCAGGCAGTTCTGCGGATTTACTTATGATGGATGGCATTAAGGAGTATTACAACATACCTGATAATAGTGAAGTGATTGTCCCGGCCGTAACCTGGACGACAAATATAACAGCTGTTATACAAGCTAAA
This genomic window contains:
- a CDS encoding GDP-L-fucose synthase; amino-acid sequence: SELDLRDNGSVTAFFENEIPEYVFFAAGTVGGIMANIKYPADFIYNNIAMAVNVIEESYKNKVKKLLYLGSSCIYPKNANQPIKEECLMSGELEETNKPFAIAKLAGIELCQAYNKQYGTSNICLIPSNVFGINDNYDFENSHLVAALIRKIYEAKNENKPFVKLWGTGRVLREALCSDELAEACLFFMNKYSGSDVINIGSGLDYYISDLAQMIKEISGYEGTIEFDTSKPDGMYKKQLDVSRAAKLGWKTKGDLIMELTKTYNDFVANYNKYCMN